A genome region from Haloarcula ordinaria includes the following:
- a CDS encoding PH domain-containing protein — protein MTESIDPAIPLGTTESVEWSGRPRITTILPAVVIGVLLLVFGIVVSVSGESLMFLAIVPLGVAIPLWKYIALQGVQYVITDEALYVKRGVLTRSVTQANLETVQNSSFGQDITGSIFGYGSVTFEIAGGDDLSFRAIEDPRAIRALVDRAASNGDGLGGGRWEESAIPGDLTQWQQIRDEIRAIRSTFER, from the coding sequence ATGACGGAGTCAATTGACCCGGCAATTCCGCTCGGCACCACTGAATCGGTCGAGTGGTCCGGCCGCCCGCGGATCACAACCATCCTTCCAGCAGTCGTGATCGGCGTTCTCCTCCTCGTCTTCGGGATCGTGGTCAGTGTTTCTGGAGAAAGCCTGATGTTTCTCGCAATTGTTCCACTCGGAGTGGCCATCCCGCTCTGGAAGTATATTGCGCTCCAAGGCGTGCAGTACGTGATAACGGACGAAGCACTCTACGTGAAACGCGGTGTGTTGACCCGGTCTGTCACACAGGCAAACCTCGAAACCGTCCAGAACAGTTCCTTTGGGCAGGACATCACGGGATCAATCTTCGGATACGGTTCAGTCACGTTCGAAATTGCTGGTGGGGACGATCTCTCATTCCGGGCGATCGAAGACCCTCGTGCAATCCGGGCACTCGTCGATCGAGCAGCATCGAACGGCGATGGTCTCGGTGGGGGTAGATGGGAGGAATCTGCTATCCCTGGAGACCTGACACAGTGGCAGCAAATTCGAGACGAGATACGAGCGATCCGCAGCACTTTTGAAAGATAA
- a CDS encoding CPBP family intramembrane glutamic endopeptidase, producing MPVQFGIVVTAVVTEEILWRGYPIERLTELTGSVWVGAGVSGVVFLAVHFPAWGIVGAVPQAVFTLVLVGVYVWSRNVVACMISHGVINVLMILVLPRVI from the coding sequence GTGCCAGTACAGTTCGGTATCGTCGTGACGGCTGTCGTCACTGAAGAGATACTCTGGCGAGGTTATCCTATCGAACGGTTGACCGAGTTGACGGGGAGCGTGTGGGTCGGCGCGGGCGTCAGTGGCGTCGTCTTCCTCGCCGTTCACTTTCCCGCCTGGGGCATCGTCGGAGCAGTTCCACAAGCGGTGTTTACCCTCGTCCTCGTGGGTGTCTACGTCTGGTCACGGAATGTAGTGGCCTGTATGATCTCTCACGGCGTCATCAACGTCCTCATGATTCTCGTGTTGCCCAGGGTCATCTAA
- a CDS encoding alpha/beta hydrolase encodes MNLRARAGAWFYSPDPSPPWPLVVMAHGFSATKQMVADRYAEVFTKAGVAVLLYDHRGFGESGGEPRQQVNPWAQARGYRDAIAFATTHENVDSARIAVWGDSYSSGAALVVTALDTRVAALVVQVPALGAEVPSNDLDGSAREAMKQMVHTGSVKPAPDEVHGPIPVVWDDQDQRPSALKPETAFRWFNGYGTRSDTN; translated from the coding sequence TTGAATCTGAGGGCGCGGGCTGGTGCCTGGTTCTACTCGCCCGACCCGTCGCCACCGTGGCCACTGGTCGTCATGGCTCACGGGTTCTCCGCTACTAAACAGATGGTCGCCGACAGATATGCCGAGGTGTTCACCAAGGCGGGCGTGGCAGTGCTGCTATACGACCATCGGGGATTCGGGGAGAGCGGTGGCGAACCGCGACAACAGGTCAACCCCTGGGCTCAGGCACGCGGATATCGTGACGCGATTGCGTTTGCGACAACCCACGAGAACGTCGATTCCGCTCGCATTGCCGTGTGGGGTGATAGTTACAGTAGTGGCGCTGCACTGGTCGTGACCGCGCTGGATACCCGTGTCGCGGCGCTGGTCGTCCAGGTGCCAGCGCTCGGAGCGGAGGTACCGTCGAACGATCTCGATGGCTCCGCTCGAGAAGCGATGAAACAGATGGTCCACACCGGGTCGGTTAAACCGGCCCCCGACGAGGTTCACGGTCCGATACCTGTCGTCTGGGACGACCAGGACCAGCGTCCATCAGCGTTGAAACCCGAGACGGCGTTCCGATGGTTCAACGGCTACGGAACTCGCTCGGACACCAACTAG